Proteins encoded within one genomic window of Actinoplanes octamycinicus:
- a CDS encoding LysM peptidoglycan-binding domain-containing protein — protein sequence MPRLLHGRMVTEEELNQATGDLAEFAAQSPARFALTKQTDKHSFDFLFPTLQDDDANLLPQTATMPELLKKLGASMVDADVAGQDSPIPAAYTYLGQFIDHDITLESGSATIAQLLADTLTPLSLADIRGAVRNIRTGNLDLDSVYGSPAPRDPKNPAKMKLGTVTTLANNTQPPFKRPPGKGDDNDLPREAPAPGNIEHDRAALIGDPRNDENLIVAQLHVAFLKAHNALVSQGLSFNDASRTLRQHYQHIVVHDFLKRIAEPAVVDDIVSHGNRWFNPAAEPFRMPLEFSFAGYRIGHTMVRAAYNFNLNFNLHGGVPATLGLLFTFTALSGEVGGPGNKSVPENWIIEWENVIGTGPNVSNARRLDTNIATKDDEALFGLRTLTGDTETPPDAARLPVRNLLRGYLMRLPTGQAVAQLLDLPVLSKDEIIAAVGPAQAAAVTAGGFESRTPLWYYVLAEAAHFHNGQRLGPVGSTLVAEVLIGLVRRSQDSILRQAGWKPHLPSAKAGTFELADLLRFAGVLGGTVTPPRTYKVKKGDTLAGIAKSQLGNADRWPQIYLLNRATIRNPNQIFPGQVLHLPPKTPVGTIPKLYTVKKGDSLTSIAKAQLGNANRWPEIFKLNRDVIADPDRIIPGQILVLPAKG from the coding sequence ATGCCACGTCTCCTGCACGGACGGATGGTCACCGAAGAGGAACTGAACCAGGCCACCGGGGATCTCGCCGAGTTCGCCGCACAGTCACCAGCCCGATTCGCACTCACCAAGCAGACCGACAAACACAGCTTCGACTTCCTGTTCCCGACGCTGCAGGACGACGACGCGAACCTGTTGCCGCAGACCGCGACCATGCCCGAGCTGCTGAAGAAGCTTGGGGCCAGCATGGTCGACGCCGACGTGGCCGGGCAGGACAGCCCGATCCCGGCGGCATACACCTATCTCGGCCAGTTCATCGACCACGACATCACGCTGGAGTCCGGCTCCGCGACGATCGCCCAGCTGCTCGCCGACACGCTGACCCCGCTGTCGCTCGCCGACATCCGCGGCGCGGTCCGCAACATCCGGACCGGCAACCTCGACCTGGACAGCGTCTACGGCTCGCCGGCGCCGCGCGACCCGAAGAACCCGGCGAAGATGAAGCTGGGCACCGTCACCACGCTGGCCAACAACACGCAGCCGCCGTTCAAGCGGCCGCCGGGCAAGGGCGACGACAACGACCTGCCGCGCGAGGCGCCCGCCCCCGGCAACATCGAGCACGACCGGGCGGCGCTGATCGGCGACCCGCGCAACGACGAGAACCTGATCGTCGCCCAGCTGCACGTCGCCTTCCTCAAGGCACACAACGCCCTGGTCAGCCAGGGTCTGTCGTTCAACGACGCGAGCCGGACCCTGCGCCAGCACTACCAGCACATCGTGGTGCACGACTTCCTCAAACGGATCGCCGAACCGGCCGTCGTCGACGACATCGTCAGCCACGGCAACCGGTGGTTCAACCCGGCGGCCGAGCCGTTCCGGATGCCGCTGGAGTTCTCCTTCGCCGGCTACCGGATCGGGCACACGATGGTCCGCGCCGCCTACAACTTCAACCTCAACTTCAACCTGCACGGCGGCGTGCCGGCCACGCTGGGGCTGCTGTTCACCTTCACCGCGCTCAGCGGCGAGGTGGGCGGACCGGGCAACAAGTCGGTCCCGGAGAACTGGATCATCGAGTGGGAGAACGTGATCGGCACCGGGCCGAACGTGTCGAACGCCCGCCGGCTGGACACCAACATCGCCACCAAGGACGACGAGGCGCTGTTCGGGCTGCGCACGCTGACCGGGGACACCGAGACCCCGCCGGACGCGGCCCGGCTGCCGGTGCGCAACCTGCTGCGCGGCTACCTGATGCGGCTGCCCACCGGCCAGGCCGTGGCCCAACTGCTCGACCTGCCGGTGCTCAGCAAGGACGAGATCATCGCCGCGGTCGGACCCGCCCAGGCCGCCGCGGTGACCGCCGGCGGCTTCGAGTCGCGCACCCCGCTCTGGTACTACGTGCTGGCCGAAGCCGCGCACTTCCACAACGGGCAGCGGCTCGGCCCGGTCGGCAGCACCCTGGTCGCCGAGGTGCTGATCGGCCTGGTCCGGCGCAGCCAGGACTCGATCCTGCGGCAGGCCGGGTGGAAACCGCATCTGCCGTCCGCCAAGGCCGGCACCTTCGAACTGGCCGACCTGCTGCGCTTCGCCGGGGTGCTGGGCGGCACGGTGACACCGCCGCGGACCTACAAGGTGAAGAAGGGCGACACGCTCGCCGGGATCGCCAAGTCGCAGCTCGGCAACGCCGACCGGTGGCCGCAGATCTACCTGCTGAACCGGGCGACAATCCGCAACCCGAACCAGATCTTCCCCGGCCAGGTGCTGCACCTGCCGCCGAAGACGCCGGTCGGGACGATCCCGAAGCTCTACACGGTCAAGAAGGGCGACAGCCTGACCAGCATCGCGAAGGCCCAGCTCGGCAACGCGAACCGGTGGCCGGAGATCTTCAAGCTGAACCGGGACGTGATCGCCGACCCGGACCGGATCATCCCGGGCCAGATCCTGGTGCTTCCAGCGAAAGGATGA
- a CDS encoding right-handed parallel beta-helix repeat-containing protein — protein MAPSVRARRLAGAGALVTLVTAGLAVAVGTAEAATLFSADFESGSTGGWSKSGGTWSVVTDGSKVLQQSDTATERAREFGGSTAWTNYSVQARVKATAFGSSTGVVALTARAAGATKMYRLSLTGAGRVQLEMMNGSSVTVLAGRGQTVSTSTFYTLRLTVSGSTISGSVDGTSVGSATDATIGSGRIGLLTERAAGRFDDIVVDDGGGTTPTSSPTAGPSSTSPSPSASTSTPPVTGALYVAPGGTDGAAGTPSAPTTLPSAITRIGAGGTIYLRGGTYAYAQTVTIAAGNNGAAGAAKTITAYPGEVPVLNFSAQSEDPAARGLAVNGNYWRLSGLVVERAGDNGIFVGGSNNVIERTVTRFNRDSGLQISRIASDTPKAQWPSNNLILSSESHDNADSDGENADGFAAKLTVGTGNVFRYTVSHHNIDDGWDLYTKTDTGAIGPVTIEDSLAYDNGTLTDGSQAGAGDRNGYKLGGEDIAVNHIVRRSIAYRNGKHGFTYNSNPGSLTVSNNLSIDNGQRNVNFDAGTSVFRGNTSCRFSSGTNDRIIGDADSSNQFWSGTNGSRCATYSGALAWSFSATGTLVVTIGGRTVSL, from the coding sequence ATGGCACCATCCGTACGCGCGCGCCGCCTGGCCGGGGCGGGCGCGCTGGTCACGCTGGTCACCGCGGGTCTCGCCGTGGCCGTGGGCACCGCCGAGGCGGCCACCCTGTTCAGCGCCGATTTCGAGTCCGGATCGACCGGTGGCTGGTCGAAATCGGGTGGCACCTGGTCGGTCGTCACCGACGGCAGCAAGGTGCTGCAACAATCCGACACCGCAACTGAGCGGGCCCGCGAATTCGGCGGCAGCACCGCCTGGACGAACTACTCGGTGCAGGCCCGGGTCAAGGCGACCGCTTTCGGCTCCAGCACCGGGGTGGTGGCGCTGACCGCCCGGGCCGCCGGGGCCACCAAGATGTACCGGCTGTCGCTGACCGGCGCCGGCCGGGTGCAGCTGGAGATGATGAACGGCAGCAGCGTGACGGTCCTGGCCGGCCGCGGCCAGACCGTCTCCACCAGCACGTTCTACACGCTCCGGCTGACCGTGAGCGGCAGCACGATCAGCGGCTCGGTCGACGGGACCAGCGTCGGCTCGGCCACCGACGCGACGATCGGCTCCGGGCGGATCGGGCTGCTCACCGAGCGCGCCGCCGGCCGCTTCGACGACATCGTGGTGGACGACGGCGGCGGCACGACGCCGACCAGCTCGCCGACCGCCGGCCCGAGCTCGACCAGCCCGTCCCCGTCCGCCTCGACCAGCACGCCGCCGGTCACCGGGGCGCTCTACGTGGCGCCGGGCGGCACCGACGGCGCGGCCGGCACCCCGTCGGCGCCGACCACGCTCCCCTCGGCGATCACCCGGATCGGTGCGGGCGGCACCATCTACCTGCGGGGCGGGACCTACGCGTACGCGCAGACGGTCACCATCGCGGCGGGCAACAACGGTGCCGCGGGTGCGGCGAAGACCATCACGGCGTACCCCGGAGAAGTCCCGGTCTTGAACTTCTCGGCGCAGAGCGAGGACCCGGCGGCCCGCGGGCTGGCGGTGAACGGCAACTACTGGCGCCTGTCCGGGCTGGTGGTGGAACGCGCCGGCGACAACGGCATCTTCGTCGGTGGCAGCAACAACGTCATCGAGCGCACGGTGACCCGGTTCAACCGGGACAGCGGCCTGCAGATCTCCCGGATCGCCTCGGACACGCCGAAGGCGCAGTGGCCGTCGAACAACCTGATCCTCAGCTCGGAGTCGCACGACAACGCGGACTCCGACGGGGAGAACGCCGACGGTTTCGCGGCGAAACTGACCGTGGGCACCGGCAACGTGTTCCGCTACACGGTCTCGCACCACAACATCGACGACGGCTGGGACCTCTACACCAAGACCGACACCGGGGCGATCGGGCCGGTGACGATCGAGGACTCGCTCGCCTACGACAACGGCACGCTGACCGACGGCTCGCAGGCCGGCGCCGGCGACCGCAACGGGTACAAGCTCGGCGGCGAGGACATCGCGGTCAACCACATCGTGCGGCGCAGCATCGCCTACCGCAACGGCAAGCACGGGTTCACCTACAACAGCAACCCGGGCTCGCTGACCGTGTCGAACAACCTGAGCATCGACAACGGCCAGCGCAACGTCAACTTCGACGCGGGCACGTCGGTGTTCCGCGGCAACACGTCCTGCCGGTTCAGCAGCGGCACCAATGACCGGATCATCGGCGACGCGGACAGCTCCAACCAGTTCTGGTCGGGCACGAACGGCTCCCGCTGCGCGACCTACAGCGGCGCGCTGGCCTGGTCGTTCTCCGCCACCGGCACGCTGGTGGTGACGATCGGCGGCAGGACCGTGTCGCTCTGA
- a CDS encoding PAS domain S-box protein: protein MSVGFRERLDGQSLELLAHAFGRSPVPKLVLSLEPEEYGRFITVNDAFCELVGYAAEELIGESCLVLLDEDGLGPVMAAFEAMVRGERTVVAMERVLVRRDGSRVWVVSQNVMVRDQAGRPFLVAEVVESSSQLALAESEARFRTLVDSSPIGMAVLNTDGAWLRVNPAVAALLGYTGAELTGLSLSAVTHPDDRAACVAMLRDLASGAAAGFDGHVRYLCKDGQVIWCRLTVTPLRSEVGAPLQLLAQLADVTAERRSQEMIAAAQQRLERSERQFAEVADNSPIARIVLGLRDEKRGRIVLANPAFCRLFGFTDAEVLGMHFAELQRGLAAQKHGSAEGQAHGHAATRESGQAAGQESGHAAEQDSGHAAEQDSGHATEQDTGHAAEQDSGHAAAQRREWEQAAELERGLGLMASGERTRGQRELTLRRKDGTAITVVAHTSVITDEQGPATAVVQLLDVTAERAAGRAAEEAADREVRRLRGTLAVQRAVTAAATDRESAVRAVADRAVELFPAADGAAVELVEGDQLAYVATAGTLSAFTGTRIPRTGSLSGIALATDAPAHCPDTGHDPRVNQSMCERLGIGAMLIAPLHAENDVIGVLKVSAGAANVFDDTDEQQLALLADSLSAALQHADDATRNAELLAERTRALAELSISEQRFRLTFDNSPLGLTLCSLRPADFGRYLQASPAMTTITGYTPQELAGMTFADLTYPDDLASTHDYARRFVAGELDAVSLERRYLHKDGHLIWVTLRVAVVRDEHGRAQYAVVQVEDVTAAREADAQLRRSARLFELIPAAVIVRDLDGTIRWWNDGATRLYGWPLAAAAGKSAHRLLHTTFPYEGGAAEQEESLRRDGYWNGHLDHITADGRTVNVLSRQVLHHPDPDNAQVLEVNSDVTAARAAEQALAESEERLRAQFANTGVGQVISTLDGMVISVNRAYAAMIGRSPEELPGLHDHDLVHPDDLVAHRRLLAGLFAGESESYTTEARIAHADGHWVPVESTISLVRDPAGHPKLLIGVLTDITARRGAEQARDAAAAALAERNVQLEAANQLKLDIIGMLGHEIGNPLTSIRGNAEILTDDWPALSDERRGRAIDAIARQAGTLDEIVQEVLAMVTIETGTIRADRRLLHAREEIGRALWAVDGAESIPVEGPDAALLCHPGHLQQILVNLLSNARKYGGGATAVRVSAAAGLVEITVEDDGPGVPEEFRDRLFERLARADRDAAAVKGTGLGLYIVRGLAQANHGDIRHEPNPAGGSRFILSLEAPGSGPG from the coding sequence ATGAGTGTCGGGTTCCGGGAGCGGCTGGATGGGCAGTCGCTGGAGCTGCTCGCGCACGCGTTTGGGCGTAGTCCGGTGCCCAAGCTTGTGCTCAGCCTGGAACCGGAGGAGTACGGGCGGTTCATCACCGTCAACGACGCTTTCTGTGAGTTGGTGGGGTATGCAGCGGAGGAGTTGATCGGGGAGTCCTGCCTGGTTCTGCTGGACGAGGACGGGCTTGGGCCGGTGATGGCGGCCTTCGAGGCGATGGTTCGTGGGGAGCGGACCGTGGTCGCGATGGAGCGCGTGCTGGTCCGGCGGGACGGGTCACGGGTCTGGGTGGTCAGCCAGAACGTGATGGTGCGGGATCAGGCCGGGCGGCCGTTCCTGGTGGCTGAGGTGGTGGAGAGCAGCAGCCAACTGGCGCTCGCGGAGAGTGAGGCGCGGTTCCGGACGCTGGTGGACTCCTCCCCGATCGGGATGGCGGTGCTGAACACCGACGGGGCCTGGCTGCGGGTGAATCCGGCGGTTGCGGCGTTGCTCGGGTACACCGGGGCGGAGTTGACCGGGCTCAGCCTCAGCGCGGTCACCCATCCGGATGACCGGGCCGCCTGCGTGGCGATGCTGCGGGACCTGGCGAGCGGGGCGGCCGCCGGGTTCGACGGGCATGTGCGGTACCTGTGCAAGGACGGGCAGGTCATCTGGTGCCGGTTGACCGTCACCCCGCTCAGGTCGGAGGTCGGCGCGCCGCTGCAGCTGCTCGCCCAGCTTGCCGACGTGACCGCGGAGCGCCGCAGTCAGGAGATGATCGCGGCCGCCCAGCAGCGTCTGGAACGCAGTGAGCGGCAGTTCGCCGAGGTGGCGGACAACAGCCCGATCGCTCGGATCGTGCTCGGGCTGCGGGATGAGAAGCGCGGGCGGATCGTGCTGGCCAATCCGGCGTTCTGCCGGCTGTTCGGCTTCACCGACGCGGAGGTGCTCGGCATGCACTTCGCCGAACTGCAGCGCGGACTCGCGGCACAAAAGCATGGATCAGCCGAGGGACAAGCACACGGGCACGCGGCGACACGAGAGAGCGGACAGGCTGCGGGACAGGAGAGCGGGCACGCGGCCGAACAAGACAGCGGACATGCGGCCGAACAAGACAGCGGGCACGCGACGGAACAAGACACCGGGCACGCGGCGGAACAGGACAGCGGGCACGCGGCGGCCCAGAGGCGGGAGTGGGAGCAGGCCGCGGAGCTGGAGCGGGGGCTGGGCCTCATGGCTTCCGGGGAACGGACCCGGGGGCAGCGGGAGCTGACGCTGCGGCGGAAGGACGGGACGGCGATCACCGTGGTCGCGCACACGTCGGTGATCACTGATGAGCAGGGGCCGGCGACCGCGGTGGTGCAACTGCTCGACGTCACCGCCGAGCGGGCCGCGGGGCGGGCTGCCGAGGAGGCCGCCGACCGGGAGGTGCGCCGGCTGCGCGGGACGCTCGCCGTGCAGCGGGCGGTCACCGCCGCCGCCACCGACCGCGAGTCGGCGGTGCGGGCGGTCGCGGACCGGGCCGTCGAGCTCTTCCCGGCCGCCGACGGGGCCGCCGTCGAGCTGGTCGAGGGCGACCAGCTGGCCTATGTGGCGACCGCCGGGACACTGTCCGCCTTCACCGGCACCCGGATCCCGCGGACCGGGTCACTGAGCGGGATCGCGCTGGCCACCGACGCCCCGGCGCACTGCCCGGACACCGGCCACGACCCTCGGGTCAACCAGAGCATGTGCGAGCGGCTGGGGATCGGCGCCATGCTGATCGCGCCGCTGCACGCGGAGAACGACGTGATCGGCGTGCTGAAGGTGTCGGCCGGCGCCGCGAACGTCTTCGACGACACCGATGAGCAGCAGCTCGCCCTGCTCGCCGACAGTCTGAGCGCGGCCCTGCAGCACGCCGACGACGCCACCCGCAACGCCGAGCTGCTCGCGGAGCGGACCCGGGCACTGGCCGAGCTGTCGATCAGCGAGCAGCGGTTCCGGCTGACCTTCGACAACTCGCCGCTCGGGCTCACCCTGTGCAGTCTGCGACCGGCGGACTTCGGGCGTTATCTGCAGGCCAGCCCGGCGATGACCACGATCACCGGGTACACCCCGCAGGAGCTGGCCGGGATGACCTTCGCCGACCTGACGTACCCGGACGACTTGGCGAGCACCCACGATTACGCCCGCCGGTTCGTCGCCGGTGAGCTGGACGCGGTCAGCCTGGAGCGGCGCTACCTGCACAAGGACGGCCACCTGATCTGGGTCACGCTGCGCGTCGCGGTGGTCCGCGACGAGCACGGCCGGGCACAGTACGCGGTGGTCCAGGTCGAGGATGTCACCGCGGCCCGCGAGGCGGACGCCCAGCTGCGCCGTTCGGCCCGGCTCTTCGAGCTGATCCCGGCCGCCGTGATCGTCCGGGATCTGGACGGCACGATCCGCTGGTGGAACGACGGCGCCACGCGCCTGTACGGCTGGCCGCTGGCAGCCGCCGCCGGCAAGTCCGCGCACCGGTTGCTGCACACCACTTTCCCGTACGAGGGAGGCGCCGCCGAGCAGGAGGAGTCGCTGCGCCGCGACGGCTACTGGAACGGTCACCTGGATCACATCACCGCGGACGGCCGTACCGTCAATGTCCTGAGCCGTCAGGTGCTGCACCACCCGGATCCGGACAACGCGCAGGTCCTCGAGGTGAACTCGGACGTGACCGCGGCCCGGGCCGCGGAGCAGGCCCTGGCGGAGAGCGAGGAGCGGTTGCGCGCCCAGTTCGCCAACACCGGCGTCGGCCAGGTGATCTCGACGCTGGACGGCATGGTGATCAGCGTGAACCGGGCCTACGCCGCGATGATCGGCCGGTCGCCCGAGGAGCTGCCCGGGCTGCACGACCACGACCTGGTGCACCCGGATGATCTGGTGGCGCACCGGCGGCTGCTGGCCGGCCTGTTCGCCGGGGAGAGCGAGTCGTACACCACGGAGGCGCGGATCGCGCACGCCGACGGCCACTGGGTGCCGGTCGAGTCGACGATCTCGCTGGTCCGCGACCCGGCCGGGCACCCGAAGCTGCTGATCGGGGTGCTCACCGACATCACCGCGCGGCGCGGCGCCGAGCAGGCCCGGGATGCCGCCGCGGCCGCGCTGGCCGAGCGCAACGTCCAGCTGGAGGCCGCCAACCAGCTCAAGCTCGACATCATCGGGATGCTCGGGCACGAGATCGGCAACCCGCTGACCTCGATCCGCGGCAACGCGGAGATCCTCACCGACGACTGGCCGGCGCTCTCCGACGAGCGCCGGGGGCGGGCCATCGACGCGATCGCCCGGCAGGCCGGCACGCTGGACGAGATCGTCCAGGAGGTGCTGGCCATGGTCACCATCGAGACCGGCACGATCCGCGCGGATCGGCGGCTGCTGCACGCGCGCGAGGAGATCGGCCGGGCGCTGTGGGCGGTCGACGGCGCCGAGTCGATCCCGGTCGAGGGCCCGGACGCCGCGCTGCTCTGCCACCCCGGGCACCTGCAGCAGATCCTGGTGAACCTGCTGTCCAACGCCCGCAAGTACGGTGGCGGCGCGACCGCGGTCCGGGTGTCTGCGGCGGCCGGGCTCGTGGAGATCACCGTGGAGGACGACGGTCCCGGTGTCCCGGAGGAGTTCCGGGACCGTCTCTTCGAGCGGCTGGCCCGCGCCGACCGGGACGCCGCCGCGGTCAAGGGCACCGGCCTGGGCCTTTACATCGTGCGCGGCCTAGCCCAGGCCAACCACGGCGACATCCGGCACGAGCCGAACCCGGCCGGCGGCTCCCGGTTCATCCTTTCGCTGGAAGCACCAGGATCTGGCCCGGGATGA